In a genomic window of Cytobacillus sp. FSL H8-0458:
- the safA gene encoding SafA/ExsA family spore coat assembly protein produces the protein MKTLSKLSFILMLSVALVFGFNFDAKASTVHTVQPGDTMWKIAMKYQVGVPEIINSNQQISNPNFIYPGQKVNIPTLSKTTTGVEEQVVQLVNQERAKYGLKPLKSNWELARVARYKSQDMINKRYFDHNSPTYGSPFDMMKSFGITYRTAGENIAAGQRTPQEVVTAWMNSEGHRKNILSANFTEIGVGYAQGGTYGHYWTQMFIGR, from the coding sequence ATGAAAACACTATCAAAACTTTCATTCATTTTAATGTTGTCTGTCGCACTTGTCTTTGGATTCAATTTTGATGCAAAAGCATCAACAGTACATACCGTTCAGCCAGGGGATACTATGTGGAAAATTGCCATGAAGTATCAGGTGGGAGTTCCTGAAATCATCAATTCCAATCAGCAGATCTCAAATCCCAACTTCATTTATCCCGGACAAAAGGTGAATATCCCTACTCTTTCAAAAACCACAACAGGCGTTGAAGAACAGGTAGTTCAGCTTGTTAACCAGGAAAGAGCAAAGTACGGATTAAAGCCGTTGAAATCAAATTGGGAGCTTGCGAGAGTAGCAAGGTATAAATCTCAGGATATGATTAATAAGAGATATTTCGATCATAACTCACCTACTTACGGAAGCCCGTTTGATATGATGAAGAGCTTCGGAATTACCTACAGAACTGCCGGGGAAAACATTGCTGCCGGGCAAAGAACTCCTCAGGAAGTAGTAACTGCGTGGATGAACAGTGAGGGTCACCGCAAAAACATCCTATCTGCGAACTTCACAGAAATCGGAGTAGGGTACGCACAGGGCGGAACTTACGGCCACTATTGGACACAAATGTTTATTGGGAGATAA
- a CDS encoding helix-turn-helix domain-containing protein: protein MYKVLVANRDEYDTKGIEWLLKSSMNAWDVESAEDEAGLIKKLETFQPDLLIFELDLIKEDRYSSFLKTIQIIGPELIALTMEATFSQAKRAIDMGVADLILKPISADILLKSARNIQRRQKLKTPAALKSPGMVTEKTFNYQDIFLEAPEPAERFLSIGIKTENVLELPMLYEFLGSYVFHKKADYFILSDMVLIIAEKSGVSWKEESVRFMRNWQETSAEPIAISIHTGQEGQNTLKSHYDANRKLMELTFFRGFNQVIEENSLPAWFSIDPFLTPEEQSSWIDFLNQADLEGIKSWFSKEFLILEDPYPEPGLIRIRLTSILAQIRRHMKTFRLAEGEMEKEYLRLFQTILYSPLIYRIINEMISFISYVFESIRSDKKLKLDLTDRVQFFIETNYWDSTVTLERAAEYADRNPNYISSMLAKKCGKSFRELLNETRIRQSAKLLLDSEMSIKEISSVCGFRNQQYFNKVFSKIKGMPPNQFRKSLHKTSF from the coding sequence ATGTACAAAGTACTTGTGGCCAATCGGGATGAGTACGATACAAAGGGTATAGAGTGGCTGCTGAAATCTTCAATGAACGCATGGGATGTGGAGTCTGCCGAAGATGAGGCAGGACTTATTAAAAAGCTTGAGACTTTTCAGCCCGATCTGCTGATTTTTGAACTGGATCTGATAAAGGAAGATAGATACAGCTCATTCTTAAAAACTATTCAAATTATAGGACCGGAGCTTATTGCACTTACAATGGAAGCGACCTTTTCACAGGCAAAAAGAGCCATTGACATGGGTGTAGCCGATTTAATACTAAAGCCCATTTCAGCTGATATTTTATTGAAGTCTGCACGAAACATTCAGAGACGCCAAAAGTTGAAAACTCCAGCGGCTTTAAAAAGCCCCGGCATGGTTACTGAAAAAACCTTTAATTATCAGGATATATTTTTAGAAGCTCCAGAACCGGCAGAACGTTTTCTTTCCATTGGCATAAAAACTGAGAATGTGCTCGAGCTTCCAATGTTATATGAATTTCTGGGAAGCTATGTGTTCCATAAAAAAGCCGATTATTTTATTTTAAGTGACATGGTACTGATTATTGCTGAAAAATCGGGCGTATCGTGGAAAGAGGAGAGCGTCAGATTTATGAGGAATTGGCAGGAAACCTCAGCTGAACCAATTGCCATCAGCATTCATACTGGCCAGGAAGGTCAAAATACTCTCAAAAGCCATTATGACGCAAACAGAAAACTGATGGAGTTAACGTTTTTCAGAGGATTTAATCAGGTAATTGAGGAAAATTCCTTGCCTGCATGGTTTTCAATTGACCCTTTCTTAACTCCCGAGGAACAGAGCAGCTGGATTGATTTCCTGAATCAGGCCGATTTAGAAGGGATAAAATCATGGTTTTCCAAAGAATTCCTTATTTTGGAAGATCCCTATCCGGAACCCGGGCTTATCAGAATCCGGCTGACCAGTATTCTTGCGCAAATCCGCAGGCATATGAAGACATTCCGCCTTGCCGAGGGAGAAATGGAGAAGGAATACCTTCGATTATTCCAGACGATCCTATATTCGCCCTTGATCTACCGGATTATTAACGAAATGATCAGCTTCATTTCCTATGTTTTTGAAAGCATTCGATCTGATAAGAAACTGAAGCTGGATCTTACCGACAGAGTCCAATTCTTTATAGAAACTAATTATTGGGACTCTACAGTCACCCTTGAGAGGGCAGCTGAATACGCAGATCGAAACCCGAACTATATCAGCTCCATGCTGGCAAAAAAATGCGGCAAATCATTTCGGGAGCTCCTTAATGAAACCCGGATCAGGCAATCTGCCAAGCTGCTGCTGGATTCAGAAATGAGCATAAAAGAAATCTCATCTGTCTGCGGCTTTCGAAATCAGCAATATTTCAATAAAGTGTTCAGTAAAATTAAAGGTATGCCGCCTAATCAATTTAGAAAAAGCTTACACAAGACCTCCTTTTAA